One genomic region from Hoeflea algicola encodes:
- the rsmD gene encoding 16S rRNA (guanine(966)-N(2))-methyltransferase RsmD, translating into MRIVGGEFRGRSLAAPKTQAIRPTTDRSRESLFNILSHAYPDSLSETRVLDLFAGTGALGLEALSRGCRTALFVESGVEGRGLIQKNIETMGLQGRARLFRRDATKLGPSGTVGPFDLVFADPPYGKGLGDRALASAARGGWIADGALVVLEEEAAAEIVPGPAFALLEDRAFGDTHMHLFRYTVQASSGDEGIVANALESGPKS; encoded by the coding sequence GTGCGGATCGTCGGCGGTGAGTTTCGCGGCAGGAGCCTTGCCGCGCCAAAGACCCAAGCAATCCGGCCGACCACCGACCGGAGCCGCGAGAGCCTGTTCAACATATTAAGTCACGCCTATCCCGATTCCTTGAGCGAAACTCGGGTGTTGGATCTGTTCGCAGGCACCGGCGCGCTGGGACTGGAAGCGCTGTCGCGTGGCTGCCGCACGGCACTGTTTGTCGAAAGCGGTGTCGAAGGACGTGGCCTTATCCAGAAGAACATCGAAACCATGGGTCTGCAGGGCAGGGCGCGGCTGTTTCGGCGTGATGCCACCAAGCTAGGACCGTCCGGTACCGTCGGGCCTTTTGATCTGGTGTTTGCCGATCCGCCCTATGGCAAGGGCCTGGGTGATCGGGCGCTCGCATCGGCAGCCCGCGGCGGCTGGATCGCCGACGGCGCGTTGGTGGTGCTTGAGGAAGAGGCCGCAGCGGAAATCGTTCCCGGTCCGGCGTTCGCGCTGCTTGAAGACCGTGCATTCGGTGACACACATATGCATTTGTTCCGCTATACTGTTCAAGCCAGCAGCGGCGATGAGGGCATTGTCGCCAACGCGCTTGAAAGCGGACCTAAGTCATGA
- the parS gene encoding type II RES/Xre toxin-antitoxin system antitoxin — MSKSRKAGSPPSSGEQEAKVQRSRQVLTASLSSQNPSLQSRRILLRDAKTGEMQPSASVGVIETLKSTGFTSAEIFQLVVSKRSLERRQQKNEQLSPAESDRALRLARLHDHAVRVFGSEEKAHRWLRKPCRALDGAVPLELMKSETGAHIVESELHAIDHGMFA, encoded by the coding sequence ATGTCAAAATCAAGGAAAGCCGGATCGCCCCCTTCTTCAGGGGAGCAAGAAGCAAAGGTGCAGCGCAGCAGACAGGTTTTGACCGCTTCTTTGAGCAGTCAAAATCCTTCGTTGCAGTCCCGACGCATATTGCTCCGCGACGCCAAGACCGGAGAAATGCAGCCCAGCGCCAGTGTGGGTGTTATTGAGACGCTTAAAAGTACCGGCTTTACAAGTGCCGAGATTTTCCAACTCGTCGTCTCCAAACGCTCTCTGGAGCGTCGTCAGCAAAAGAATGAACAGCTAAGCCCGGCAGAATCCGACAGGGCTTTGCGCCTCGCCAGGCTTCACGATCATGCCGTGCGCGTGTTTGGGTCAGAAGAAAAAGCCCACCGCTGGCTGCGCAAGCCGTGTCGCGCTCTCGACGGCGCGGTGCCGCTGGAACTGATGAAATCAGAAACGGGCGCGCATATTGTCGAATCCGAACTTCATGCGATTGATCACGGCATGTTTGCCTGA
- a CDS encoding SDR family NAD(P)-dependent oxidoreductase, which yields MNASTKRALVTGGSAGLGAAMARWLAASGYEVLSLDRQKGVAQAPDAGEGTISHLYCDLSSRTELDRILPELIKRGPFDLVVLNAGISATGRFETIDLATHLNVLRVNTEAPMVIAARLLEEGGFTPGAALLLVSSLSYFTGYPGAASYAASKDALAIYASSMRKAAKARSVSITVAFPGPLRTDHAERHAPQGADASKRMAPDHAARLILADAFSGRKNSIPGAPNRAFALIGRIAPKPVTALMRRLIYLRLDP from the coding sequence ATGAATGCCTCGACCAAGCGCGCGCTTGTCACCGGCGGCAGTGCCGGGCTCGGCGCGGCAATGGCCCGATGGCTCGCAGCAAGCGGCTATGAGGTCTTGTCGCTTGATCGGCAGAAGGGCGTTGCGCAAGCGCCCGACGCGGGTGAGGGGACTATCAGTCACCTTTATTGCGATCTCTCGAGCCGCACGGAGCTTGACCGGATTTTGCCGGAACTGATCAAGCGCGGTCCGTTCGATCTGGTGGTGCTCAATGCCGGCATCTCGGCCACCGGCCGATTTGAAACCATCGATCTTGCCACGCACCTGAATGTGCTGCGCGTCAACACCGAGGCGCCGATGGTCATCGCCGCACGGCTGCTGGAGGAAGGCGGGTTCACTCCGGGTGCGGCACTGTTGTTGGTTTCATCCCTTTCCTATTTCACCGGTTATCCGGGGGCAGCAAGCTACGCTGCGTCAAAGGATGCGCTGGCGATCTATGCGAGCAGCATGCGTAAGGCGGCAAAGGCCCGTAGTGTGTCGATCACGGTGGCGTTCCCCGGACCACTGCGCACCGACCATGCCGAGCGCCACGCGCCGCAAGGTGCCGATGCGTCCAAGCGCATGGCCCCCGATCATGCTGCCCGGCTGATTTTGGCGGACGCGTTCTCGGGCCGCAAGAACTCGATACCGGGGGCGCCCAACCGGGCTTTCGCGCTGATTGGCCGGATCGCGCCGAAACCGGTCACGGCGCTAATGCGCCGGCTGATCTACCTGCGGCTTGATCCATAG
- the groES gene encoding co-chaperone GroES gives MAKTTFRPLHDRVVVRRVESEEKTKGGIIIPDTAKEKPQEGEILAVGSGNRDDSGKLVPLDVKAGDRVLFGKWSGTEIKLDGEDLLIMKESDVMGILG, from the coding sequence ATGGCAAAAACCACGTTCCGTCCGCTCCACGACCGCGTTGTCGTTCGTCGTGTTGAGTCCGAAGAAAAAACCAAAGGCGGGATCATCATTCCGGATACCGCCAAGGAAAAGCCGCAGGAAGGCGAAATCCTCGCCGTTGGTTCCGGCAACCGTGACGATTCCGGCAAGCTCGTGCCGCTCGACGTCAAGGCCGGCGACCGCGTGCTGTTCGGCAAATGGTCCGGCACCGAAATCAAGCTTGATGGCGAAGACCTTCTGATCATGAAGGAAAGCGACGTCATGGGTATCCTCGGCTAA
- a CDS encoding nucleoside deaminase, which translates to MISTSYMDMALEQARAAADRGEVPVGAVVVRDGVVLARAGNRTRELNDITAHAEILAIRQAAQQLGSERLIDADLYVTLEPCTMCAAAISFARLRRLYFGAEDEKGGAVVNGVCFFNQPTCHHSPEIYPDLASTDATRLLKDFFQGRR; encoded by the coding sequence ATGATCAGCACAAGTTACATGGATATGGCGCTGGAACAGGCCCGGGCTGCGGCTGACCGCGGCGAAGTGCCTGTGGGCGCAGTGGTGGTGCGCGACGGCGTGGTTCTGGCGCGTGCAGGAAACCGCACCCGCGAACTCAACGATATCACTGCCCATGCCGAAATCCTTGCCATCAGGCAAGCCGCCCAACAACTCGGCAGCGAACGGCTTATCGATGCCGATCTCTACGTAACGCTCGAGCCATGCACCATGTGCGCGGCGGCAATCTCGTTTGCCCGGTTGCGGCGGCTGTATTTCGGGGCCGAGGACGAGAAAGGCGGGGCGGTCGTCAACGGCGTATGTTTTTTCAACCAGCCAACCTGCCATCACAGCCCGGAAATCTACCCGGACCTGGCCTCAACCGACGCCACGCGGCTGCTCAAGGATTTCTTTCAAGGCCGGCGCTGA
- the ileS gene encoding isoleucine--tRNA ligase — protein MTDNTEKLDYSKTLYLPETEFPMRGGLPKKEPELVARWQEMRLYDKLRASSADRPKYVLHDGPPYANGNIHIGHALNKILKDVITRSFQMRGFDSNYVPGWDCHGLPIEWKIEEENYRSKGKEKPDLKDPAAMIEFRKECRNWAQRWVDVQSEEFKRLGIEGDFDHPYKTMDFKSEARIAGELLKIAKSGQLYRGSKPIMWSVVERTALAEAEVEYQTYESDTIWVKFPVSKIVVSEGFNSVGDLSVDGGNIVGNVTPGNFDWLKGSSVVIWTTTPWTIPGNRAVSFSPRIEYGLYEVTATENDFGPQPGEKLIFAKQLAEECAAKAKLTFKLVDLVPWGIFEGMVCDHPLKGLGGGYDFGVPLIAGDHVTDDAGTGFVHTAPGHGREDFEAWMDAARDIEARGISSAIPFTVDDAGFYTKDVPGLGPDREGGPARVIDDKGKKGDANQAVITALIEAGNLFARGRLKHDYPHSWRSKKPIIFRNTPQWFVYMDKDFGDGTTLRSRALKGIEDTRFVPSAGQNRLRGMIEDRPDWVLSRQRAWGVPICVFADVDGNVLDDDGVNARILEAFEAEGADAWFAQGARERFLGDLASDPKWLQVTDILDVWFDSGCTHVFTLEDRPDLKWPADVYLEGSDQHRGWFHSSLLESCATRGRAPYDAVITHGFTMAEDGRKMSKSLNNQVFPQDIMKESGADILRLWVMNTDYWEDQRLGKTVIKTNIDAYRKLRNTIRWILGTLAHDEGDTVPMADMPELERLMLHRLSELDGLVRTGYDNFDFKRVARALTDFANIELSAFYFDIRKDALYCDAPSSLRRKASLQVIRTIFNCLVTWLAPMLPFTMEEAWLAQHPDAESVHLEQFPDVPAKWRDDSLAAKWKKIRTVRKVVTGALEIERREKRIGSSLEAAPVVHITDPALVVAVGDSDFAEVCITSGVRVETVVGPDDAFRLDDVAAVSVVPALAEGRKCARSWRITDDVGADPAFPDVSARDAAALHELKALGRL, from the coding sequence ATGACCGACAACACCGAAAAGCTCGATTATTCCAAGACGCTCTATCTGCCCGAAACCGAGTTCCCGATGCGCGGCGGATTGCCCAAGAAGGAGCCCGAACTGGTTGCCCGCTGGCAAGAAATGCGTCTCTACGACAAGCTGCGTGCATCCTCTGCCGACCGCCCCAAATATGTGCTGCATGATGGCCCGCCCTACGCCAACGGCAACATCCATATCGGCCACGCGCTCAACAAGATCCTGAAAGATGTCATCACCCGCTCGTTCCAGATGCGTGGTTTTGATTCCAACTATGTCCCGGGCTGGGATTGTCACGGCCTGCCGATCGAATGGAAGATCGAGGAAGAGAACTACCGCTCCAAGGGCAAGGAAAAGCCTGATCTGAAAGATCCTGCTGCGATGATCGAATTCCGCAAGGAATGCCGCAACTGGGCGCAGCGCTGGGTTGATGTCCAGTCCGAGGAATTCAAGCGTCTCGGCATCGAAGGCGATTTCGACCATCCCTACAAGACCATGGATTTCAAATCCGAAGCCCGCATCGCCGGCGAACTTTTGAAGATCGCCAAATCCGGCCAGCTCTATCGCGGCTCCAAGCCGATCATGTGGTCGGTGGTCGAACGCACGGCATTGGCCGAGGCCGAAGTCGAGTATCAGACTTATGAAAGCGACACGATCTGGGTGAAGTTTCCGGTGTCGAAGATTGTAGTCTCCGAAGGCTTCAATAGCGTGGGTGATCTTTCTGTTGATGGTGGAAACATTGTTGGAAATGTAACTCCCGGCAATTTTGATTGGTTGAAGGGGAGTTCTGTCGTTATTTGGACCACGACTCCGTGGACCATTCCGGGCAACCGCGCGGTCTCATTTTCACCGCGGATCGAGTATGGGCTTTATGAGGTCACAGCGACCGAGAATGATTTCGGCCCGCAGCCTGGTGAGAAATTGATTTTTGCCAAGCAATTGGCCGAAGAGTGCGCGGCTAAGGCAAAGCTGACGTTTAAACTTGTTGATCTTGTGCCTTGGGGAATTTTCGAAGGCATGGTCTGCGACCACCCGCTCAAAGGACTCGGCGGTGGCTATGATTTTGGCGTGCCACTCATCGCCGGCGATCACGTCACAGATGATGCTGGTACCGGCTTTGTCCATACCGCCCCCGGTCATGGTCGTGAAGACTTTGAAGCCTGGATGGATGCTGCCCGCGACATCGAGGCGCGCGGGATTTCTTCGGCGATCCCCTTCACCGTCGATGACGCCGGTTTCTACACCAAGGATGTCCCCGGTCTCGGACCAGACCGCGAAGGCGGACCGGCGCGGGTGATCGACGACAAGGGCAAGAAGGGCGACGCCAACCAGGCTGTCATCACCGCGCTGATCGAGGCGGGCAATCTGTTTGCACGTGGCCGTCTCAAGCATGATTACCCGCATTCCTGGCGCTCCAAGAAGCCGATCATCTTCCGCAACACGCCGCAGTGGTTTGTCTACATGGACAAGGATTTCGGTGACGGCACGACTTTGCGCTCGCGTGCGCTAAAGGGCATCGAAGACACGCGTTTCGTACCCTCTGCCGGCCAGAACCGCCTGCGCGGCATGATCGAAGACCGTCCTGACTGGGTGCTGTCACGTCAGCGCGCCTGGGGCGTGCCGATCTGTGTCTTCGCCGATGTCGATGGCAATGTGCTCGACGATGATGGCGTCAACGCCCGCATTCTCGAAGCCTTCGAGGCTGAGGGCGCCGACGCCTGGTTTGCGCAAGGTGCCCGCGAGCGGTTTCTGGGCGATTTGGCAAGCGATCCGAAATGGCTCCAGGTCACCGACATTCTCGATGTCTGGTTTGATTCGGGCTGCACTCATGTCTTCACGCTGGAAGATCGTCCGGATCTCAAATGGCCGGCCGATGTCTATCTCGAAGGCTCCGACCAGCATCGCGGTTGGTTCCATTCCTCGCTGCTCGAAAGCTGCGCCACCCGTGGCCGTGCACCTTATGACGCCGTCATCACCCATGGCTTCACCATGGCGGAAGACGGTCGCAAGATGTCAAAATCGCTCAACAATCAGGTGTTTCCGCAGGACATCATGAAGGAATCGGGCGCCGATATCCTGCGTCTGTGGGTGATGAACACGGATTATTGGGAAGACCAGCGCCTCGGCAAGACCGTCATCAAGACCAATATCGATGCCTACCGCAAGCTCAGGAATACCATCCGCTGGATTCTGGGCACCTTGGCCCATGATGAGGGCGACACTGTGCCGATGGCGGACATGCCGGAGCTCGAGCGTTTGATGCTGCACCGGTTGTCGGAACTTGATGGTCTGGTACGCACCGGTTACGACAATTTCGACTTCAAACGTGTTGCCCGGGCCCTCACCGATTTCGCCAATATCGAGCTTTCGGCGTTTTATTTCGACATCCGCAAGGACGCGCTCTATTGCGACGCACCCTCAAGCCTGCGCCGAAAAGCCTCTCTTCAGGTGATCCGCACCATCTTCAACTGCCTGGTGACCTGGCTTGCGCCGATGCTGCCCTTCACCATGGAGGAAGCCTGGCTTGCACAACATCCCGATGCCGAATCGGTTCATCTCGAGCAGTTCCCCGATGTGCCTGCCAAATGGCGTGACGATTCGCTTGCCGCCAAGTGGAAGAAGATCCGTACCGTGCGAAAGGTCGTTACCGGCGCGCTGGAAATCGAGCGCCGCGAAAAGCGCATCGGTTCGTCGCTGGAGGCCGCACCCGTTGTCCACATCACGGATCCGGCGCTGGTCGTGGCGGTTGGCGATAGCGATTTCGCCGAAGTCTGCATCACCTCTGGGGTGCGGGTGGAGACTGTTGTCGGCCCTGATGATGCGTTCCGGCTCGATGATGTGGCCGCGGTTTCGGTTGTCCCGGCATTGGCGGAGGGCCGCAAATGCGCTCGGTCGTGGCGGATCACTGATGATGTCGGCGCGGATCCGGCATTCCCCGATGTGTCGGCTCGCGATGCCGCCGCCCTGCATGAACTCAAGGCATTGGGTCGCCTGTAA
- a CDS encoding TIGR01459 family HAD-type hydrolase: protein MPRKITDLDQLTDRADILLCDVWGVIHNGVNPYPLSVEALKAARERGQTVILITNSPRPAAGVIRQFDTIGVDPACWDDIVTSGDVTRQLVSDAQGGIYFLGPERDISLVEGLDVTLVEPDAADAVLCTGLLDDETESAEDYRALLTDFKARGLPLICANPDRVVERGDRLVPCAGALADIYTEIGGETRIAGKPHAPIYREAMARAEALRGTADKRRTLAIGDGVATDIRGALDNGIDAIFIARGVHAREYLDGRVTNETRLQDFLNAEGVAPAYWMEWLA from the coding sequence ATGCCACGCAAGATCACCGATCTCGATCAATTGACTGACCGCGCCGACATCTTGTTGTGCGACGTATGGGGCGTTATCCACAATGGCGTCAACCCCTACCCGCTGTCGGTAGAGGCCCTGAAAGCGGCGCGCGAGCGTGGCCAGACCGTGATTCTGATTACCAATTCGCCACGGCCAGCGGCCGGTGTGATCCGCCAGTTCGACACCATCGGCGTCGACCCTGCCTGCTGGGATGACATCGTCACCTCGGGCGACGTCACACGGCAATTGGTATCAGACGCGCAGGGCGGAATTTATTTCCTCGGGCCTGAACGTGATATTTCCCTGGTTGAAGGGTTGGACGTCACGCTGGTCGAGCCGGATGCGGCCGATGCGGTCTTGTGCACTGGCCTGCTCGATGACGAGACCGAGAGCGCCGAGGACTACCGCGCCCTGCTGACGGATTTCAAGGCACGTGGCCTGCCGCTGATCTGCGCCAATCCCGACCGCGTGGTCGAGCGCGGCGACCGGCTTGTGCCCTGCGCTGGCGCACTGGCAGACATCTATACCGAAATCGGCGGCGAAACTCGCATCGCCGGCAAGCCACACGCGCCGATTTACCGCGAGGCGATGGCTCGGGCCGAAGCCCTGCGCGGCACCGCCGACAAGCGGCGGACTCTGGCGATCGGTGACGGCGTTGCCACCGATATCCGCGGTGCGCTCGACAACGGCATCGATGCGATCTTCATCGCCCGTGGCGTTCATGCCCGCGAATATCTCGATGGCCGCGTTACCAACGAAACCCGGTTGCAGGATTTCCTCAATGCTGAAGGCGTCGCCCCGGCATATTGGATGGAATGGCTGGCCTGA
- a CDS encoding SDR family NAD(P)-dependent oxidoreductase — protein sequence MIGAGSRQILITGANAGIGLALAKKLSGRHRLLLSGRKPHDEIADLLPQGAGYILADQSDPEGSAQALVGGIDGIGWDRLDNAVLNAGTGFAAVDGIDSTDAIRQTLDINLGAAIAQAQALYPLLEKSGGTLTFIGSVAHKGSAMVPAYAASKAGLHGLARALRSEWGRRVPVQVLHPGPTKTDMHDKAGYDPGRMRALFLASDDVAAMMAAAIASRRSSGTISWARYLVGGAFTGRRL from the coding sequence TTGATCGGGGCCGGATCGCGGCAGATCCTGATCACCGGCGCCAATGCTGGCATCGGCCTGGCGCTGGCAAAAAAGCTCTCGGGTCGCCATCGCCTGCTTCTTTCCGGCCGCAAGCCGCACGATGAGATCGCCGATCTTCTGCCGCAAGGCGCCGGATACATTCTTGCCGATCAGAGCGATCCCGAAGGCTCGGCGCAGGCGCTGGTCGGGGGAATTGACGGCATTGGCTGGGACCGTCTCGACAATGCCGTGCTCAATGCCGGTACCGGTTTCGCAGCCGTCGACGGCATTGACAGCACCGACGCCATCCGCCAGACGCTCGACATCAATCTTGGCGCAGCAATCGCCCAGGCCCAGGCGCTGTATCCGCTGCTGGAAAAATCCGGCGGGACGCTGACCTTCATCGGCTCGGTGGCCCACAAGGGATCGGCCATGGTGCCGGCCTATGCTGCTTCAAAGGCCGGCCTGCATGGCCTGGCCCGCGCCTTGCGGTCGGAATGGGGCAGGCGGGTGCCGGTACAGGTGCTGCATCCCGGCCCCACCAAGACCGATATGCACGACAAGGCCGGTTATGATCCGGGCCGGATGCGAGCCCTGTTTCTCGCCTCCGATGATGTCGCGGCGATGATGGCTGCGGCGATTGCCAGCCGTCGCTCGTCGGGCACCATTTCATGGGCGCGCTATCTGGTTGGCGGCGCCTTTACGGGGCGACGTCTATGA
- a CDS encoding bifunctional riboflavin kinase/FAD synthetase — translation MVKQAMAQRLYDASRFPAEFKGGVVAIGNFDGVHRGHQAVLAQATLAAEADGVSACVLTFEPHPRTVFRPDEPVFRITPAAMKAAILGHLGFDAVVEHPFDRVFSSQSAHDFVTGILSGKLGVRHVVTGYDFHFGKGREGNPEYLTQAGERHGFDVTLVDAFRDENADVVSSSRIRRALALGEVGEAAGLLGYRYAVSAEVLHGKKLGRTLGYPTANMALPSETGLLPGIYAVRFRRADGKFYDGVASFGRRPTVDGDDAALLLETYLFDFSGDLYGETCSVCFVSWLRGEEKFDSLEPLVAQMKLDEAEARAALGAITPLSSLDAAMTFGVVA, via the coding sequence ATGGTGAAACAGGCAATGGCGCAACGGCTTTACGATGCCTCCAGGTTCCCCGCGGAATTCAAGGGCGGGGTTGTGGCGATCGGCAATTTCGACGGCGTCCACCGGGGGCATCAGGCGGTGTTGGCACAGGCCACCCTGGCCGCTGAAGCTGATGGCGTTTCCGCCTGCGTGCTGACTTTCGAACCGCATCCGCGCACGGTGTTTCGCCCCGACGAGCCGGTTTTCCGGATTACGCCGGCGGCCATGAAGGCTGCCATTCTCGGCCATCTCGGGTTTGACGCCGTGGTCGAGCATCCTTTCGACAGAGTTTTCTCGTCGCAAAGTGCCCATGATTTCGTCACCGGCATTCTCAGCGGCAAGCTTGGCGTCCGTCACGTCGTGACCGGTTATGATTTTCATTTCGGCAAGGGCCGTGAAGGCAACCCCGAATACTTGACGCAAGCTGGCGAACGCCATGGTTTCGATGTCACGCTGGTAGACGCCTTCCGCGATGAAAACGCCGATGTGGTTTCTTCTAGCCGGATACGTCGGGCGCTGGCGCTGGGGGAAGTCGGCGAAGCCGCAGGCTTGTTGGGTTACCGTTATGCGGTCTCCGCCGAGGTGTTGCACGGCAAGAAGCTTGGCCGCACCCTGGGGTATCCGACCGCCAACATGGCGCTGCCGTCTGAAACCGGCCTGTTGCCGGGGATCTATGCGGTCCGCTTCCGCCGTGCCGATGGGAAATTTTATGATGGCGTCGCCAGTTTCGGCCGTCGCCCAACCGTAGACGGGGACGACGCTGCGCTGTTGCTGGAAACCTATCTGTTCGATTTCTCCGGCGATCTCTATGGCGAGACCTGCAGCGTCTGCTTTGTATCGTGGCTTCGCGGCGAGGAGAAATTCGATAGCTTGGAGCCCCTGGTGGCACAAATGAAGCTTGATGAGGCGGAAGCCAGGGCAGCACTTGGTGCGATCACGCCGCTGTCATCGCTCGATGCGGCCATGACCTTCGGGGTGGTTGCTTGA
- a CDS encoding RES family NAD+ phosphorylase, producing MRIWRISNYADLSGIGGTYSASRWNHLGRRIVYCAEHPALAMLELLVHFDLEDLPETYQLLEIDVPDELIVKPVDLPDNWNDDPAISRDAFEAFCDRGDVPVLTVPSILMPHCRNLLINPLHPDHSKVSIISAEAHALDPRFLT from the coding sequence ATGCGCATCTGGCGCATATCAAACTATGCTGACCTGTCAGGCATCGGCGGGACTTATTCCGCGAGCCGCTGGAATCATCTGGGCAGACGCATTGTCTATTGCGCCGAGCATCCGGCGCTGGCGATGCTGGAACTGCTTGTGCATTTTGATCTTGAGGACCTGCCCGAGACCTATCAATTGCTCGAGATCGACGTTCCTGACGAACTCATTGTCAAGCCGGTCGATCTTCCAGACAATTGGAATGATGACCCGGCGATATCACGCGATGCATTTGAAGCGTTTTGTGATCGCGGTGATGTCCCGGTCTTGACCGTGCCGAGCATTCTCATGCCGCACTGCCGGAATTTGCTGATCAATCCACTTCATCCCGATCATTCGAAAGTATCGATCATTTCGGCGGAAGCACACGCGCTCGACCCACGCTTTTTGACATGA
- a CDS encoding pseudouridine synthase produces MTEQDKPKRGKTQSEGAAAASAESPVESGRIAKILARVGVASRRDVERMVAEGRIKVNGKVLDSPAVVVSLADRIEVDNEEVAGIERTRLWVYHKPAGLVTTNRDPEGRRTVFDALPNHLPRVLSIGRLDINTEGLLLLTNDGGLARTLELPETGWLRRYRVRAYGDIDQARLDALKDGIAVDGVLYGGIEATLDRKQGHNVWITMGLREGKNREIKNVLGALGLDVNRLIRISFGPFQLGDIREGEVVEVKSRTLREQLGERMIEQSGANFDAPLSEHLAPPKPDAKPKPAAKPVQREWISSSEKTERARARLDTKPGRPARDGKDAGRGPDRDRSERKPFGDKPDRFRGDKPDRPRGDKPEWSRGEKPSGGRNEEPGGKPAKRSFVQRSRATNVWMAPGARPVSDAKKGEGERGEERPASKSGRTDQRAETRRGSFPKGRAKPRPDRDAGGEGKPGRDADRPRGKSAASPASGKPGSAGGFKGTGKGPDRGPGKGPGGKPSGGERSGKPAAGKGRGPGADRRR; encoded by the coding sequence ATGACCGAACAAGACAAGCCCAAACGCGGCAAGACCCAATCCGAAGGCGCCGCAGCCGCGAGCGCCGAGAGCCCGGTGGAAAGCGGACGCATCGCCAAAATCCTGGCGCGCGTCGGCGTTGCCTCGCGTCGCGATGTCGAGCGGATGGTTGCCGAGGGCAGGATCAAGGTCAACGGCAAGGTGCTCGACAGCCCGGCGGTCGTCGTCTCGCTGGCTGACCGCATCGAGGTTGATAACGAAGAGGTCGCCGGCATCGAGCGGACCCGGCTGTGGGTCTATCACAAGCCCGCCGGGCTGGTGACCACCAACCGAGATCCCGAAGGCCGCAGAACGGTGTTCGATGCGCTGCCGAATCATTTGCCGCGGGTGCTGAGCATCGGTCGTCTGGATATCAACACCGAGGGCCTGTTGCTGCTCACCAATGACGGCGGGTTGGCGCGCACACTTGAATTGCCCGAGACCGGTTGGCTCAGGCGCTATCGGGTCCGCGCCTATGGCGATATCGATCAGGCGCGGCTTGATGCGCTCAAGGACGGCATTGCAGTTGATGGCGTACTCTATGGCGGGATCGAAGCCACGCTTGACCGCAAGCAGGGCCACAATGTCTGGATCACCATGGGTTTGCGTGAAGGCAAGAACCGGGAAATCAAGAATGTACTCGGCGCGCTGGGTCTCGACGTCAACCGCCTGATCCGTATCTCGTTCGGACCGTTCCAGCTTGGCGATATTCGCGAGGGCGAGGTTGTCGAGGTCAAGAGCCGGACCCTGCGTGAACAGCTCGGCGAGCGCATGATCGAGCAGTCTGGCGCCAATTTTGATGCCCCTTTGAGCGAGCATCTTGCTCCGCCGAAGCCCGACGCCAAACCCAAACCTGCGGCCAAGCCGGTCCAGCGCGAGTGGATTTCGAGTTCCGAGAAAACAGAACGCGCCCGCGCCCGGCTCGATACCAAGCCAGGCCGGCCCGCCCGTGACGGCAAGGATGCCGGCCGTGGCCCGGACCGTGACCGCAGCGAACGCAAACCCTTTGGCGACAAACCGGACCGGTTCCGGGGCGACAAGCCCGATAGACCCCGTGGCGACAAGCCCGAGTGGAGCCGCGGAGAAAAGCCGAGCGGCGGACGCAACGAGGAGCCTGGTGGCAAGCCGGCCAAGCGCAGTTTCGTCCAGCGCAGCCGCGCCACCAATGTGTGGATGGCGCCGGGCGCGCGTCCCGTCTCCGACGCTAAAAAGGGCGAGGGCGAGCGTGGCGAAGAGCGGCCGGCAAGCAAGTCTGGCCGTACCGACCAGCGTGCCGAGACCCGGCGCGGCAGCTTCCCCAAGGGTCGCGCCAAGCCGCGTCCTGACCGGGATGCCGGCGGCGAGGGCAAGCCCGGCCGTGACGCAGACCGGCCGCGCGGCAAATCGGCGGCGAGTCCCGCTTCCGGCAAGCCCGGCAGCGCTGGCGGGTTCAAGGGAACTGGCAAGGGACCAGACCGGGGGCCAGGCAAGGGCCCGGGTGGAAAGCCTTCGGGCGGTGAGCGTTCCGGCAAGCCGGCAGCTGGAAAGGGACGGGGACCGGGTGCGGATCGTCGGCGGTGA